AACAGGTACTCTAGGATCTGCCTGTCCTTAGCGTCGATTCGCACGTCTAACTCAGAGGTTAGCATGATGGACACACCTTATGGAGGCGGTAAATCCAATAAAAAGATGATGGGAAATTCGTGAATCACTGGACCTTGATCTCTTTGGAAGCCTCCCAGAGACCGTGGAGGTTGCCGTAGCTTATCACCCAGAGCTTCGAGTTCTTCTGAAGCTTCATCCTGAACTTCACTTTGGGTTCCCCGTAGGTTGGGCCCATGTCGAAGGTTGCGACATGAACGGGGTTGTAGGGTCTGCCCTCCTCCTCCACGAAGACTTGGACCCACTTGATGTGGTGCTCCCACTTGTTGGGATGGGGCACCTCCTT
This genomic stretch from Thermoproteota archaeon harbors:
- a CDS encoding class II SORL domain-containing protein — protein: MVERFGDMIQTASHEEEATREKHTPFIEAPDTVKVGEEFEVTVIVGKEVPHPNKWEHHIKWVQVFVEEEGRPYNPVHVATFDMGPTYGEPKVKFRMKLQKNSKLWVISYGNLHGLWEASKEIKVQ